In Rhodothermales bacterium, a single window of DNA contains:
- a CDS encoding putative quinol monooxygenase, whose amino-acid sequence MTEQRESLEQRGPTAQTGLHRVVRMTFRTEAVPEFLEIFADVVADIRRQPGCLHVELMRDAQWPDVYATFSVWKSEAALEAYRQTPFFRKTWSLTKALFAAPPRAESYGPVSTTQEPASKRNR is encoded by the coding sequence ATGACGGAGCAGCGGGAATCGTTGGAACAGCGCGGACCAACCGCGCAGACCGGCCTGCATCGCGTCGTTCGCATGACCTTCCGTACCGAAGCCGTGCCCGAGTTCCTGGAGATTTTCGCGGATGTCGTGGCCGATATCCGCCGGCAACCCGGCTGTCTGCACGTTGAACTCATGCGCGACGCACAGTGGCCCGACGTGTACGCCACATTCAGCGTCTGGAAATCCGAAGCCGCCTTGGAGGCCTACCGGCAGACGCCGTTCTTCCGCAAGACCTGGTCGCTGACCAAAGCGCTGTTCGCCGCCCCCCCACGTGCCGAGAGCTACGGACCTGTCAGCACTACGCAGGAGCCCGCGTCAAAGCGTAACCGATAG